Proteins from a genomic interval of Nitrospina gracilis Nb-211:
- a CDS encoding sulfurtransferase TusA family protein, which produces MTVFKTLDTRGLSFFSATDQLNQAFKDVKMNGILEIILDKKKSFSEAFSGWVESKGYKVSNRDEDARLVRLFIRKSKR; this is translated from the coding sequence ATGACCGTGTTCAAAACGCTCGATACCCGTGGGCTGTCATTTTTCAGCGCAACCGACCAGTTGAACCAGGCCTTCAAAGACGTCAAAATGAATGGCATCCTGGAAATTATTCTGGATAAAAAGAAAAGTTTTTCCGAAGCCTTCAGCGGCTGGGTGGAATCTAAAGGATATAAGGTGTCCAACCGGGATGAGGACGCCCGGCTGGTGCGCTTGTTTATAAGGAAATCAAAACGATAA
- a CDS encoding tetratricopeptide repeat protein, whose translation MKTFEIVKTLVLTGILVVLGSSVAWAQEDKLLKLCEDGNSAACFERGKKFIALDNDIKSAIPLFRKACDDDYMTACIWGGIYIQNQGKQYSPEWKEAAKMFEKACEAKEDAACFNLGALKYREGRQSAALKWFRIACDMGNQPACGNIIKIEK comes from the coding sequence GTGAAAACTTTCGAAATTGTGAAGACGTTGGTATTGACCGGAATACTGGTCGTCCTGGGGAGCTCCGTCGCCTGGGCCCAGGAGGACAAGCTCCTCAAGTTGTGCGAAGATGGAAACTCCGCCGCATGTTTTGAACGGGGGAAGAAATTCATCGCGCTGGACAACGACATCAAAAGCGCAATCCCCCTGTTCCGCAAGGCCTGTGATGATGATTACATGACGGCCTGCATCTGGGGCGGCATCTACATCCAGAACCAGGGCAAGCAGTACAGCCCGGAATGGAAGGAAGCGGCCAAAATGTTCGAAAAGGCCTGCGAGGCAAAAGAAGACGCCGCCTGCTTCAACCTGGGCGCTTTGAAATACCGCGAAGGACGGCAGAGCGCGGCGCTGAAATGGTTTCGAATCGCCTGCGACATGGGCAATCAACCGGCATGCGGCAACATCATTAAAATAGAAAAATGA
- a CDS encoding shikimate kinase — MNIVLMGYRGTGKSVVGKILSKRLKRPLYSIDRMIVDEMGCPISEIVEKFGWPRFREMEADMVSRVAVRDNCIIDCGGGVVLNPDNVEFLKRNGKVILLDAELEVILDRLQRGRDRPPLTEGMSFEEEQKKVYEERAPLYSAAADMVCDTSRARPGQTVQQIIERIYNYGWI, encoded by the coding sequence ATGAACATTGTGTTGATGGGCTACCGCGGCACCGGCAAATCGGTCGTCGGCAAGATTCTGTCGAAGCGCCTCAAGCGGCCGCTGTACAGCATCGACCGCATGATCGTGGACGAAATGGGCTGTCCCATTTCCGAAATCGTGGAGAAGTTCGGTTGGCCGCGCTTCCGCGAGATGGAAGCGGACATGGTGTCCCGGGTGGCGGTGCGCGACAACTGCATCATCGACTGTGGCGGCGGTGTGGTGCTGAACCCGGACAACGTCGAATTCCTGAAACGCAACGGCAAGGTGATCCTTCTGGATGCGGAGCTGGAGGTGATCCTGGATCGCCTGCAACGCGGCCGCGACCGTCCGCCCCTCACAGAAGGCATGTCCTTCGAGGAAGAGCAGAAAAAAGTGTATGAGGAACGGGCGCCGTTGTACTCCGCCGCCGCCGACATGGTGTGCGACACCAGCCGCGCCCGCCCCGGACAGACGGTTCAGCAGATCATCGAACGTATTTACAACTACGGATGGATTTGA
- a CDS encoding DNA-3-methyladenine glycosylase family protein, with protein MPPRTKSARSRNHVIPASRSILHHFDRQDPVMAAVIRKTGPMRLKRNRNYFQVLCKAIVGQQISTRVADVIFARFLALFDGKPPTPERVAAVTADGLRAVGLSRQKAAYLHDLSARFIDKTIRPHQLNYLDNEAIIERLTTVHGIGRWTAEMFLIFSLNRMDVLPVDDLGLRAAVKTIYDLPELPKAKQLRSLAEAWHPLETVATWYAWRTLDGTIINY; from the coding sequence ATGCCGCCGCGCACCAAATCGGCCCGCTCGCGCAACCACGTCATCCCGGCGTCGCGCTCCATCCTGCATCATTTCGACAGGCAGGACCCGGTGATGGCGGCGGTCATCCGCAAGACCGGCCCCATGCGGCTCAAGCGCAACCGCAATTATTTTCAGGTGCTGTGCAAAGCCATTGTCGGCCAGCAAATCTCCACGCGCGTGGCGGACGTCATCTTTGCCCGGTTTCTGGCGTTGTTCGACGGCAAACCGCCGACGCCGGAGCGTGTCGCGGCGGTGACCGCCGACGGCCTGCGTGCCGTCGGCCTGTCCCGGCAGAAGGCGGCGTACCTGCACGACCTGAGCGCCCGCTTCATCGACAAGACCATCCGCCCGCATCAGTTAAACTACCTCGACAACGAAGCCATCATCGAGCGCCTGACCACGGTGCACGGCATCGGCCGCTGGACGGCGGAGATGTTTCTCATTTTTTCTCTCAACCGCATGGACGTCTTGCCGGTGGACGATCTGGGCCTGCGCGCGGCGGTGAAGACGATTTACGATTTGCCGGAATTGCCAAAGGCAAAACAGTTGCGGTCGCTGGCGGAGGCGTGGCATCCTTTGGAGACCGTAGCCACCTGGTACGCATGGCGTACGCTGGACGGCACCATCATCAACTACTGA
- a CDS encoding O-methyltransferase encodes MDFIDDKIERYAFNHTQDEGPLLTQLKQETHEKLELPVMLTGRLEGRFLKLLVQILGAKRVLEVGTFSGYSALSMAEGLPEDGRLFTCDIDPAAIEVAKKYFHRSEHGSKITLLEGEALKSIEKVEGPLDMVFIDADKANYLNYYEAVLPKVRSGGLIVVDNVLWSGRVLDPQDESDHAINDFNRAVHADDRVEGVMLTVRDGVYCLRKK; translated from the coding sequence ATGGATTTCATTGACGACAAGATCGAACGCTACGCGTTCAACCACACGCAGGACGAAGGTCCCCTGCTGACCCAGCTCAAGCAGGAAACCCATGAGAAACTGGAACTGCCGGTGATGCTGACGGGACGGCTGGAGGGGCGGTTTCTGAAACTGCTGGTGCAGATTCTCGGTGCGAAGCGCGTGCTGGAAGTCGGCACGTTCAGCGGCTACAGCGCGCTGTCCATGGCCGAGGGCCTGCCGGAAGACGGGCGGCTGTTCACCTGTGATATCGATCCAGCCGCCATCGAGGTGGCGAAAAAATATTTCCACCGCAGTGAGCACGGGAGCAAGATCACCCTCCTCGAAGGGGAGGCGTTGAAGTCGATCGAAAAAGTAGAAGGCCCGCTCGACATGGTGTTCATCGACGCCGACAAGGCCAATTACCTGAATTATTACGAAGCGGTTCTGCCGAAAGTGCGGAGCGGGGGCCTGATCGTGGTGGACAACGTGTTGTGGAGCGGCCGGGTGCTGGATCCGCAGGATGAGTCGGACCACGCCATCAACGACTTCAACCGCGCGGTGCACGCCGACGACCGGGTGGAGGGCGTCATGCTGACCGTGCGCGACGGGGTGTACTGCCTGCGGAAGAAATGA
- a CDS encoding SHOCT domain-containing protein yields MSPFTHTQPKPNGFPGWTAVLLTVCLLVAGGCQIKHEPESSGRVLEADKLTLRYISKFQLGEEVAKMELQHPLDISEEALVQQMWSLKYKPNSLLGDTGRVFTKDDVMNSKRLLTKALNRAQMGNVIGFTIESDAGDTEGAVFASDNHLYWKFEKIQGVAHNLTRNFNARYGSSWHLLPQEGQKLFVSGKLFGSKTWENWIVANLDHEGPVKIRRLKRKTGTTVPQKQTPQQTVPENTQPQATGNEPPLNPELVKKLEFLKSLHDRKLIGEEEYLQKRKELLDSYF; encoded by the coding sequence ATGTCCCCCTTCACACACACGCAACCGAAACCGAACGGCTTCCCAGGCTGGACCGCTGTTCTGCTGACTGTCTGCCTGCTGGTCGCAGGCGGATGCCAGATCAAACACGAACCGGAGAGTTCCGGCCGGGTACTGGAAGCGGATAAGCTCACCCTCCGCTACATCAGCAAATTCCAGCTGGGAGAAGAGGTCGCCAAGATGGAACTTCAGCATCCCCTGGACATCAGCGAGGAAGCACTGGTCCAGCAGATGTGGTCGCTCAAGTACAAACCCAATTCCCTTTTGGGAGATACGGGACGCGTGTTCACGAAAGACGACGTCATGAACTCAAAGCGCCTGTTGACCAAGGCGCTCAACCGTGCGCAGATGGGCAACGTCATCGGCTTCACCATCGAGTCGGATGCAGGAGACACGGAGGGAGCGGTCTTCGCCAGTGACAATCACCTGTACTGGAAGTTTGAAAAAATCCAGGGCGTGGCGCACAACCTGACGCGCAACTTCAACGCCCGCTACGGCTCCTCGTGGCACCTGCTCCCGCAGGAAGGACAGAAACTGTTCGTCTCCGGAAAACTGTTTGGCTCCAAAACCTGGGAAAACTGGATCGTTGCCAACCTCGATCACGAGGGTCCGGTGAAAATCCGGCGGCTGAAACGCAAAACCGGCACCACCGTTCCCCAGAAGCAAACGCCGCAACAAACGGTTCCGGAAAACACCCAACCGCAGGCCACCGGCAACGAACCGCCGCTCAATCCCGAACTGGTGAAGAAGCTGGAATTTTTGAAGAGCCTGCACGACCGCAAGCTGATAGGCGAAGAGGAATACCTGCAAAAGCGGAAGGAACTGCTGGACAGTTATTTTTAA
- a CDS encoding class I SAM-dependent methyltransferase, which produces MSAKDKEKWNAKYEAADCLAGRDPCEWLTEHAPLLTGHGRALDIAMGEGRNALYLAERGYQVTGVDISEVAIDRVHRLAREKNLRVEAIAADLDAYEIEKNAYDVIVCFYFLDRRLFPAIRDGLKADGLLIYETFNQDYLKYSRFKPEWVLAPNELLKTFGDWLVLHYREVDDPKEERAFASLVARKPRQE; this is translated from the coding sequence ATGTCGGCAAAAGACAAGGAAAAATGGAACGCCAAGTACGAGGCCGCCGATTGCCTGGCCGGGCGCGATCCCTGCGAATGGCTGACGGAGCACGCCCCCCTTCTGACCGGCCACGGCCGGGCGCTGGACATCGCCATGGGTGAGGGCCGGAACGCCCTCTACCTCGCGGAACGGGGGTACCAGGTGACGGGGGTGGACATTTCCGAGGTCGCCATCGACCGGGTTCACCGCCTCGCCCGGGAAAAAAATTTAAGGGTGGAGGCGATTGCCGCCGATCTGGATGCATACGAGATCGAAAAAAACGCCTACGACGTGATCGTCTGCTTTTATTTTCTGGACCGCAGGCTGTTTCCGGCCATTCGCGACGGACTGAAAGCGGACGGGTTGTTGATCTACGAGACGTTCAATCAGGATTATCTGAAATACAGCCGGTTCAAGCCCGAATGGGTGCTTGCCCCGAATGAACTGCTGAAAACTTTCGGCGACTGGCTTGTGTTACATTACCGGGAAGTGGACGACCCGAAAGAGGAAAGGGCCTTCGCCTCGCTGGTGGCCCGCAAACCAAGACAGGAGTGA
- the rplU gene encoding 50S ribosomal protein L21, with product MYAVLKTGGKQYKVAEGDVIQVEKLEGNVGDTVTLDQILLVGADEDIQVGNPLISGSAVTAEIVEQFKDKKVLVFKKRRRKNYRRKNGHRQLVTRLKITGISK from the coding sequence ATGTACGCGGTACTCAAAACAGGCGGAAAGCAGTATAAGGTTGCCGAGGGCGACGTAATCCAGGTGGAAAAGCTGGAAGGGAACGTCGGCGATACGGTCACTCTGGACCAGATTCTTCTGGTTGGTGCGGATGAGGACATTCAGGTCGGTAATCCGCTGATCTCCGGCAGTGCGGTAACGGCCGAGATCGTGGAACAGTTCAAGGACAAGAAAGTTCTGGTATTCAAGAAGCGGCGCCGGAAGAACTACCGCCGGAAAAATGGACACCGCCAACTGGTGACCCGCCTCAAGATCACCGGCATTTCCAAGTAA
- the rpmA gene encoding 50S ribosomal protein L27: MAHKKGQGSTSNGRDSIGKRLGVKRFAGQTVKAGEILVRQRGTTIHAGTNVGVGNDYTLFAKAPGVVKFEWMNRTKKKVSIYPAN; this comes from the coding sequence ATGGCACACAAAAAAGGACAGGGCAGTACTTCCAACGGCCGCGACAGCATTGGCAAGCGGCTGGGCGTCAAGCGTTTCGCCGGGCAGACCGTGAAAGCGGGCGAAATCCTCGTGCGCCAGCGCGGAACCACCATTCATGCCGGCACCAACGTGGGTGTGGGCAACGACTACACGCTGTTTGCGAAAGCCCCCGGCGTGGTGAAGTTCGAGTGGATGAACCGCACCAAGAAAAAAGTCAGTATTTATCCCGCCAACTGA
- the obgE gene encoding GTPase ObgE, which translates to MFVDQVKITVRAGNGGDGCCSFRREKFIPKGGPDGGDGGRGGDVILQAVSNLTTLLDLRYQQLYRAENGRPGSGNLRTGKSGETCIIRVPLGTVVKDYETGEVLADLTGEFQEYVAAKGGRGGFGNDHYKSSTNRAPRRADSGKPGDSRVLLVELKLLADVGIIGFPNAGKSTLISKISNARPKIADYPFTTLTPNLGLVRVDEYQSFVAADIPGLIEGAHEGKGLGTRFLKHTERTRVILHLLDFSVLSDRDPIEDYEVIQKELKAFSEDLYQKPQILVASKIDHPEAEEKFERYRDRLKAINLRLLAVSSVTGRGISDLIHQTYQLLQEQVPPPDIAPGERTDREEWVEED; encoded by the coding sequence ATGTTTGTCGATCAGGTCAAGATCACCGTCCGCGCGGGCAATGGCGGCGACGGTTGTTGCAGTTTCCGCCGAGAGAAGTTCATCCCCAAGGGCGGACCTGACGGCGGCGATGGCGGCCGCGGCGGCGATGTGATCCTGCAGGCCGTCTCCAACCTCACCACGCTTCTCGACCTGCGCTACCAGCAACTCTACCGCGCCGAAAACGGCCGCCCCGGAAGCGGCAACCTCAGAACCGGAAAAAGCGGTGAGACCTGCATCATCCGCGTGCCGCTTGGCACCGTGGTCAAGGACTACGAAACCGGCGAGGTGCTGGCGGACCTGACCGGAGAGTTTCAGGAATACGTTGCGGCCAAGGGCGGACGCGGCGGGTTCGGCAACGATCATTACAAATCGTCCACCAACCGCGCACCACGCCGTGCTGATTCCGGAAAGCCCGGTGACTCGCGCGTGCTGTTGGTGGAGCTGAAACTACTCGCCGATGTCGGCATCATCGGGTTCCCCAACGCCGGCAAGTCCACGCTCATCTCCAAAATCTCCAACGCGCGGCCGAAGATCGCCGACTATCCGTTCACCACGCTCACGCCCAACCTGGGGCTGGTGCGGGTGGACGAATACCAGTCGTTCGTCGCGGCGGACATCCCCGGCCTCATCGAGGGCGCACACGAGGGCAAGGGACTCGGCACCCGCTTTCTCAAGCACACCGAGCGCACCCGCGTCATCCTGCACCTGCTGGACTTCTCCGTCCTGTCGGATCGTGATCCCATCGAAGACTATGAAGTCATCCAGAAAGAGTTGAAGGCGTTCAGTGAGGATTTGTACCAGAAGCCGCAGATCCTGGTGGCGAGCAAGATCGACCACCCGGAGGCGGAAGAAAAGTTCGAACGCTACCGCGACCGCCTGAAGGCCATCAACCTGCGACTGCTCGCCGTGTCTTCGGTGACGGGGCGGGGTATTTCGGACCTCATTCACCAGACCTACCAGTTGTTGCAGGAGCAGGTGCCGCCCCCGGACATCGCGCCCGGCGAACGTACGGACAGGGAAGAGTGGGTGGAAGAGGACTGA
- a CDS encoding zinc-ribbon domain-containing protein — protein MKIVCPKCRANYEVALPPLGEQGIELKCAVCHHPFRIKKKGAKAPPPPLTASQTAREDVSSGFDSTAGPPVVSSTMEPSVREEPDADTLGLGKEPVDPDLPEEVTAPIGDLEGFPDSKDWDEVADSAKALEDEELAEAAQHAEALARSGESATETSESTGDAETPAEPADTVAEEPAGLVDPEIWLDAFTDEPQPEPAREEEADAPFEDPELWAEAFADEAAQPAALPPEAKDEVQEPDTEEEVPGTDAWAEMFAEMAPEDDQWEKTAAESEVEPTASGSKQAGTEDTVAQEPSPPEEIPPGEPEEVPPESEPVPSPPPQEIPPGSPEEVPPEPEGRTRQSPKSWEDLESELNVLEEQRKKLKNKNADQKLKQLEEQRLMLELERQKLQGEVYAQEESEPASNEESLASQEPEQELEPETATAANSRQPESKPQETATEPLTTVDEWASTSDEPDVPVTAVDDDVDVIGLDDEFAEQEKEVIGLDEEFARTEGTASPESFETAAETPITELHEETSTFAEEKAAPVESQKAPIPAAGQEPPPSSEEEPQPRTTSKPLHPEFTALENLGGEFFSRDRATEEPITSAGESAMFDDLGKMDVDDWSAESPAIHDYSSVAANEEPDDFTAAFFGQAGEPDMETLGKQEEKTESRADTPSSFNWTESLDDSEEESLTNEEQWEREFPDLEDEEEEEDAPATATADDPFSEVTEFSEEEDADAYDDEDAQPIVIGREYDDDAAYDDEGFEGLDESAYEDDNDDDNYDLAFQEKKGGLFSMPRGRKSGVIIASVIVGLLLLGGTGYFLMQTFTPSELTDSMVANGKIPEDLVPHKDEGAQTPLDTHPEMQDLLTESEEEKKLDIDQLMGNTKVPQPKPEPETETTVVKEPEPKPGNQLEEAAQLLEPSEDNELLKELEQSEILKESQQEIEQAVQKEEKLARFIDPNATIVTFNTILPVAYNTTDIRVLSFRLEIEMDTPDSAEVIRKALPVYENMMVSTVERFFQQRFYTDVVYAKEKLRDKLRDAFNKSIENGKIRKANFTDFAIQ, from the coding sequence ATGAAGATCGTATGTCCGAAATGCCGTGCTAATTATGAGGTCGCCCTGCCTCCCCTGGGCGAACAGGGCATTGAGCTGAAGTGTGCGGTCTGCCACCATCCGTTCCGTATCAAAAAGAAAGGGGCCAAAGCCCCGCCCCCTCCCCTCACCGCTTCCCAAACCGCAAGGGAAGATGTATCTTCCGGCTTCGACAGCACCGCCGGCCCACCTGTTGTATCTTCAACCATGGAGCCGTCCGTGAGGGAGGAACCGGACGCAGATACACTCGGCCTGGGCAAGGAGCCTGTCGATCCCGACCTGCCGGAGGAAGTGACCGCGCCCATTGGCGACCTGGAAGGCTTTCCGGATTCCAAGGACTGGGATGAGGTGGCCGATTCAGCCAAAGCGCTGGAGGATGAAGAACTCGCGGAAGCCGCCCAGCACGCGGAAGCACTTGCCCGGAGCGGGGAGTCCGCAACCGAAACTTCGGAGAGCACCGGAGACGCTGAAACCCCGGCGGAACCCGCTGACACGGTCGCCGAAGAACCCGCCGGCCTGGTCGATCCGGAAATCTGGCTGGACGCATTCACCGATGAACCGCAACCCGAACCCGCGCGGGAAGAAGAGGCCGACGCCCCGTTCGAGGACCCGGAGTTGTGGGCCGAGGCATTCGCGGACGAAGCGGCGCAACCCGCCGCGCTCCCACCGGAAGCGAAAGACGAAGTGCAGGAACCGGACACCGAAGAAGAGGTCCCGGGCACCGATGCCTGGGCGGAGATGTTTGCTGAAATGGCGCCGGAGGATGACCAATGGGAGAAAACCGCCGCCGAAAGTGAGGTGGAACCCACCGCTTCCGGATCGAAACAAGCGGGAACAGAAGACACCGTCGCACAGGAGCCTTCCCCCCCGGAAGAGATTCCGCCGGGTGAGCCCGAAGAGGTTCCACCGGAGTCGGAGCCTGTTCCCTCTCCACCTCCTCAGGAAATCCCGCCCGGCAGCCCGGAAGAAGTCCCGCCCGAGCCGGAAGGGAGGACCCGGCAATCTCCCAAGTCATGGGAGGACCTGGAATCCGAACTGAATGTTCTTGAAGAGCAAAGAAAGAAACTGAAAAACAAAAACGCCGATCAAAAACTGAAACAACTCGAAGAGCAACGCCTCATGCTGGAGCTCGAACGGCAGAAGCTGCAGGGTGAAGTCTATGCGCAGGAGGAATCGGAACCGGCCTCGAATGAGGAATCTCTGGCTTCGCAGGAACCCGAGCAGGAACTCGAACCGGAAACGGCGACCGCGGCGAATTCCCGGCAACCGGAGTCCAAGCCCCAAGAGACGGCCACAGAGCCGCTCACCACGGTGGATGAGTGGGCATCCACCTCAGACGAGCCGGATGTCCCGGTGACCGCTGTGGACGACGATGTGGATGTGATCGGATTGGACGACGAATTCGCCGAGCAGGAAAAGGAAGTCATCGGTCTCGATGAAGAGTTTGCGCGCACCGAAGGAACGGCTTCTCCGGAATCCTTCGAAACGGCCGCGGAAACCCCCATCACCGAGCTGCATGAAGAGACCTCAACGTTCGCAGAAGAAAAGGCCGCGCCGGTGGAAAGCCAGAAAGCACCCATCCCCGCGGCGGGGCAGGAACCCCCGCCCTCTTCCGAGGAAGAGCCGCAACCCCGAACCACCTCGAAACCCCTGCACCCGGAGTTCACCGCGTTGGAAAACCTTGGGGGCGAATTTTTCTCCAGAGACCGCGCCACCGAGGAACCCATCACATCGGCCGGGGAATCCGCCATGTTCGACGATCTGGGCAAAATGGATGTGGACGACTGGTCCGCCGAATCTCCGGCAATCCATGACTATTCTTCCGTCGCCGCAAATGAGGAGCCGGACGATTTCACGGCCGCATTTTTCGGTCAAGCCGGAGAACCGGACATGGAAACACTGGGGAAACAGGAAGAGAAAACCGAATCCCGTGCAGACACTCCCTCGAGTTTCAACTGGACTGAGTCGCTGGACGACTCCGAAGAAGAAAGCCTGACCAATGAAGAACAGTGGGAACGGGAGTTTCCCGACCTGGAGGACGAAGAAGAAGAGGAAGATGCCCCGGCTACCGCAACCGCAGACGACCCGTTCTCGGAGGTCACGGAATTCTCCGAAGAGGAGGACGCGGACGCGTACGATGACGAGGACGCCCAGCCCATCGTTATCGGCAGGGAATACGATGACGACGCCGCGTACGACGACGAAGGGTTTGAAGGCCTCGATGAGTCGGCCTACGAGGACGACAACGACGATGACAACTACGACCTGGCCTTCCAGGAGAAAAAAGGCGGACTCTTCTCCATGCCACGGGGGCGTAAGAGCGGCGTGATCATTGCTTCGGTCATTGTGGGCCTTCTGCTTCTCGGCGGAACGGGGTATTTCCTCATGCAGACCTTCACGCCGAGCGAGTTGACCGATTCCATGGTGGCCAACGGCAAAATTCCGGAAGACCTCGTCCCGCACAAAGACGAGGGCGCTCAGACCCCGCTCGACACCCATCCCGAGATGCAGGACCTGTTGACGGAATCGGAGGAGGAAAAGAAACTCGACATTGACCAATTGATGGGGAACACAAAGGTTCCTCAACCGAAGCCGGAACCGGAAACTGAAACGACGGTGGTGAAAGAACCCGAACCCAAACCGGGCAACCAACTGGAGGAAGCGGCGCAACTGCTGGAGCCGTCCGAAGACAATGAGCTGTTGAAGGAACTGGAGCAATCCGAGATCCTGAAGGAATCCCAGCAGGAAATCGAACAGGCGGTGCAGAAGGAGGAGAAACTCGCTCGGTTCATCGATCCCAACGCCACCATCGTGACGTTCAACACCATTCTGCCCGTGGCCTACAACACCACCGACATCCGGGTTCTGAGCTTCCGCCTGGAAATCGAAATGGACACGCCGGACAGCGCTGAGGTCATTCGGAAAGCATTGCCGGTTTACGAGAACATGATGGTCTCGACGGTGGAACGGTTCTTCCAGCAGAGGTTTTACACGGACGTGGTGTATGCCAAGGAAAAACTGCGCGACAAACTGCGCGACGCGTTCAACAAGAGCATCGAAAACGGCAAAATCCGCAAGGCCAACTTCACCGACTTCGCCATCCAGTAA
- a CDS encoding lytic transglycosylase domain-containing protein — MKGISAESRYLMKLDKRTFRDLYLKARFDAIRQERRIKNRIHEVMRKYNSGLDKKGMRSISNRIFSESRKYGHDPLLLTALIVTESSFNQKAKSHKGALGLMQIRPATGSALATEAQMAWKGNFSLFNPETNIALGAMYLDKLQKRFQDLDLALEAYNHGPSRLSRYLRQGKKPKTYSRKVIRMYGQLRSKTT; from the coding sequence GTGAAAGGGATTTCTGCGGAATCGCGGTACCTGATGAAGCTGGATAAACGGACGTTCCGGGACCTGTACCTGAAGGCCCGGTTCGATGCCATCCGGCAGGAGCGGCGCATCAAAAACCGGATTCATGAAGTGATGCGCAAATACAATTCCGGCCTCGACAAGAAGGGCATGCGGAGCATCTCCAACCGCATTTTCAGCGAGAGCCGGAAATACGGGCACGATCCCCTTCTGCTGACGGCTCTGATCGTCACCGAAAGCTCGTTCAACCAGAAAGCGAAGTCGCACAAAGGTGCGTTGGGGCTGATGCAGATCCGCCCGGCCACGGGTTCGGCGCTGGCGACGGAAGCGCAGATGGCGTGGAAGGGCAATTTCTCCCTTTTCAATCCGGAGACCAACATCGCCCTCGGTGCGATGTACCTCGACAAACTGCAAAAACGGTTTCAGGACTTGGACCTCGCGCTGGAGGCGTACAACCATGGGCCGTCGCGGCTTTCGCGCTATCTCCGCCAGGGCAAGAAACCGAAAACGTATTCCCGCAAGGTCATCCGCATGTATGGCCAGTTGCGGTCGAAAACCACTTGA
- a CDS encoding HU family DNA-binding protein, producing the protein MTKDELIASVTKNVKDSNLSKRLAGDVVDATFDVIAKAIKKDKRFAYPGFGTFTVRTRKARKGRNPQTGEEIKIKASKTVGFKPAPNMKNSL; encoded by the coding sequence TTGACTAAAGATGAGCTCATCGCCAGCGTAACCAAAAACGTAAAAGATTCGAACCTCAGTAAACGATTGGCCGGAGATGTTGTCGACGCCACTTTCGATGTCATTGCCAAGGCGATCAAAAAAGACAAGCGTTTTGCTTACCCCGGATTTGGCACTTTTACCGTGAGGACTCGCAAAGCTCGCAAAGGACGAAACCCGCAGACCGGTGAAGAAATTAAAATCAAGGCTAGCAAGACCGTCGGTTTCAAGCCCGCACCGAACATGAAGAATTCCCTCTAA
- the def gene encoding peptide deformylase, with product MAVLPIAYLGHPVLRRVAEPVDLNVLTAPGDNELQTFIDDMIDTMHDEGGVGIAAPQVQRSLRIIVVEYHGNERYPEGSEIPLEVYVNPIITWTSEETKEFWEGCLSVKDLRGLVRRPSACTMEAYTRQGEKVVVNAEGFLAVVLQHEIDHLNGKVFLDRMDDLTQLSYEKEFMTYWVKPAEEAVEPQETI from the coding sequence GTGGCTGTATTACCCATCGCGTACCTGGGGCATCCGGTCCTGCGCCGGGTTGCCGAGCCGGTGGATCTCAATGTGCTGACGGCGCCGGGGGACAACGAACTGCAAACCTTCATCGACGACATGATCGACACCATGCACGATGAAGGCGGTGTGGGCATCGCTGCGCCGCAGGTTCAGCGTTCCCTGCGGATCATCGTGGTCGAGTACCACGGCAACGAGCGCTATCCTGAAGGCTCGGAAATTCCGCTGGAAGTGTACGTCAACCCGATCATCACCTGGACCAGCGAGGAAACAAAAGAGTTCTGGGAAGGGTGCCTGAGCGTGAAAGACCTGCGCGGACTGGTGAGGCGCCCCTCCGCCTGCACCATGGAAGCTTACACCCGCCAGGGTGAGAAGGTGGTGGTGAATGCGGAAGGGTTTCTCGCTGTGGTGCTTCAGCACGAAATCGATCACCTGAATGGCAAGGTGTTCCTCGACCGCATGGACGACCTCACCCAACTTTCCTACGAGAAAGAGTTCATGACCTACTGGGTGAAGCCCGCCGAAGAAGCCGTCGAACCGCAGGAAACCATATGA